The region TCCTGCCACCGTCAAAAGAAGAGCTGGCTCGCCGTCTGCGTGGCCGTGGACAAGACAGTGATGAGGTTATTGCCCGCCGTATGTCTCAGGCTGTGGCTGAAATGACGCACTACGGCGAGTATGATTACCTGATTGTGAATGATGATTTCGATCTGGCACTGCTCGATCTGAAAACCATCATTCGCGCCGAACGTCTGCGTTTGAGCAGACAACAGGTTCGGCATGATGCATTAATCACCAAACTATTGGCAGACTGACGCCTCTTTCAGTATGATGCCCAGTCATTTTATTTCCTGTGGAGTAGCACATTATGGCACGCGTAACTGTTCAAGACGCTGTAGAGAAAATTGGTAACCGTTTTGACCTGGTGTTGGTCGCTGCTCGTCGCGCCCGTCAAATCCAGACTGGCGGCAAAGATCCGTTGGTTCCTGAAGAAAACGATAAGTACACCGTGATCGCACTGCGTGAGATCGAAGAAGGTCTGATCAACAACCAAATTCTGGATGTTCGTGACCGTCAGGAACAGCAAGAGCAGGAAGCCGCAGAGATTCAAGCGGTCACCGCAATTGCTGAAGGCCGCCGTTAATCACACCACGAGTCGCCCTTGTACATTTTTGAAAGCCTTAATCTGCTGATTCAACGTTATCTTCCCGAAGATCAGATCAAACGTTTACAGCAGGCTTACTTAGTTGCACGTGATGCTCACGAGGGGCAGACTCGCTCCAGCGGTGAACCCTATATCACACACCCTGTTGCCGTCGCCTGCATTCTGGCGGAGATGCGTCTCGATTACGAAACGCTGATGGCAGCACTGCTGCATGATGTCATAGAGGACACCCCCGCCACCTATCAGGACATGGAACAGCTTTTTGGTAAAAGCGTTGCTGAACTGGTAGAGGGCGTATCCAAGCTGGACAAACTGAAG is a window of Pectobacterium punjabense DNA encoding:
- the rpoZ gene encoding DNA-directed RNA polymerase subunit omega; translation: MARVTVQDAVEKIGNRFDLVLVAARRARQIQTGGKDPLVPEENDKYTVIALREIEEGLINNQILDVRDRQEQQEQEAAEIQAVTAIAEGRR